A part of Candidatus Cloacimonadota bacterium genomic DNA contains:
- the tsf gene encoding translation elongation factor Ts: MEITAKLVKELRDKTGVGLMECKKALKDADGNLEEAVKILRTSGLAKAEKKSERESNEGIIHAYIHPGAKLGVLVKIACESDFVAKTDDFTELANKIAMHIAATDPLAIAEEDLDPKLVEAEKEIYRERALKAGKPENIVDKIVEGQIKKYYTENCLLSQPFIMNEDITVKELISDAVLKLGENINIKKYARYHIG, encoded by the coding sequence ATGGAAATTACAGCAAAATTAGTAAAAGAATTAAGAGATAAAACTGGTGTTGGATTAATGGAGTGCAAAAAGGCACTCAAGGATGCAGATGGCAACCTTGAAGAAGCCGTTAAAATTCTGAGAACCAGTGGATTAGCAAAAGCAGAGAAAAAATCAGAGCGTGAGTCCAACGAAGGTATCATTCATGCATATATTCATCCTGGAGCAAAACTTGGTGTGTTGGTTAAGATTGCCTGTGAGTCAGACTTTGTTGCAAAAACAGACGACTTTACCGAGCTTGCAAATAAAATTGCAATGCACATCGCAGCCACTGATCCACTTGCAATTGCTGAGGAAGATCTCGATCCCAAACTTGTTGAAGCTGAAAAAGAGATTTATCGAGAAAGAGCACTTAAAGCAGGAAAACCTGAGAATATCGTCGATAAGATCGTTGAAGGTCAGATAAAAAAATATTATACAGAAAACTGCCTTTTGAGTCAGCCCTTTATTATGAACGAAGATATCACAGTCAAAGAACTTATCTCCGATGCAGTACTCAAGCTTGGTGAAAATATAAATATAAAGAAGTATGCTCGTTATCATATAGGTTAA
- the rpsB gene encoding 30S ribosomal protein S2: MSVVEMKSLLEAGVHFGHQTRRWNPKMKRYIFIKRNGIHIIDLKQTLEAINQAYYFIRELAAKGKRILFVGTKKQVSEGIQNAAEKCDEFFISNRWYGGTLTNLKTIRQSISKLDEFENLQETGEINKFTKLEILKMQRKYDKILSALGGIRDMEQVPSALFIADIVYEKNAVNEAKNLDIPIVAIVDTNGDPDGIDYVIPGNDDAMKSVNLICDIMAEAVIEGKRIAAEGGDISEFEAKQEVQEIVETEEVAKEPEEDVEDVEDVVEEEIEEPQPKEEKKAKKSKAKDTEKVEEPKEEPEEKKEKRFECPDCGKTFSSKRGLKIHLGLVHQK; this comes from the coding sequence ATGAGTGTCGTTGAAATGAAAAGTCTTCTCGAGGCTGGTGTTCATTTTGGTCATCAAACTCGACGCTGGAATCCTAAAATGAAGCGCTACATCTTCATTAAAAGGAATGGGATTCACATCATTGATCTAAAACAAACCCTCGAAGCCATCAATCAAGCGTACTACTTTATCAGAGAACTCGCAGCAAAAGGTAAAAGAATTCTGTTTGTCGGAACAAAAAAGCAGGTATCCGAAGGTATTCAGAATGCTGCTGAGAAATGCGACGAGTTCTTTATCAGTAACAGATGGTATGGTGGAACACTTACTAATCTTAAAACCATCCGTCAGAGTATTTCCAAACTCGATGAATTTGAGAATCTTCAGGAAACCGGTGAGATCAATAAATTCACCAAACTCGAGATACTCAAAATGCAAAGGAAGTATGATAAAATACTGAGTGCTCTTGGTGGAATCAGGGATATGGAACAGGTGCCTTCTGCTTTGTTCATCGCTGATATTGTATATGAAAAAAATGCAGTAAACGAAGCAAAGAATCTCGATATTCCTATCGTTGCAATTGTTGATACAAACGGCGATCCTGATGGCATCGATTATGTCATACCAGGAAATGATGATGCAATGAAATCAGTAAATCTCATTTGCGATATTATGGCTGAAGCAGTAATCGAAGGAAAAAGAATTGCAGCCGAAGGTGGCGATATTTCAGAATTTGAAGCAAAACAAGAAGTACAAGAGATAGTTGAAACTGAAGAGGTTGCAAAAGAACCTGAAGAAGATGTGGAAGATGTAGAGGATGTTGTTGAAGAAGAGATTGAAGAACCTCAACCTAAAGAAGAGAAAAAAGCGAAAAAATCAAAAGCTAAAGATACAGAAAAAGTAGAAGAACCGAAAGAAGAACCTGAAGAAAAGAAAGAGAAACGTTTCGAATGCCCCGACTGTGGTAAAACATTCTCCTCCAAGCGTGGTTTGAAGATCCATCTTGGATTGGTTCATCAAAAATAA
- the rpsI gene encoding 30S ribosomal protein S9, whose amino-acid sequence MQYFDAVGRRKNAVARVRLSKGTGKRIINNKTMKDYLSRETLEMIVEEPFKLIEQSERFDMKVNVRGGGLSGQAGAIRLGISRALLEYDPELRAILKKEGLLTRDAREKERRKYGLAKARKAYQYSKR is encoded by the coding sequence ATGCAATATTTTGATGCAGTTGGCAGGCGCAAAAATGCCGTTGCCCGTGTTCGTCTTTCCAAAGGAACCGGAAAAAGGATCATCAATAATAAAACTATGAAAGATTATCTCAGTAGAGAAACCCTCGAGATGATCGTTGAAGAACCATTCAAGCTCATTGAACAATCAGAGAGATTTGACATGAAGGTCAATGTTCGTGGTGGGGGACTTTCCGGTCAAGCCGGAGCTATCCGTCTTGGAATCAGCAGAGCCCTTTTAGAATATGATCCTGAATTACGTGCTATACTGAAAAAAGAAGGACTTCTAACCCGAGATGCACGTGAAAAGGAACGCAGGAAATACGGACTTGCAAAAGCACGTAAAGCATATCAGTATTCAAAGAGATAA
- the rplM gene encoding 50S ribosomal protein L13: protein MKTTLPKVDNIEHRWFVIDAEEVVLGRLSTKVAELLSGKHKPTYTPFFDMGDFVIILNADKVKVTGQKEFVKEYKRYSGYPSGQKTISYHRMKENKPDQIIIHSVKGMLPKNKLRDRMLKRLKIYTGKEHNHQAQKPEEIKIS, encoded by the coding sequence ATGAAAACGACGTTGCCAAAAGTCGATAATATTGAGCATCGCTGGTTTGTGATCGATGCTGAAGAAGTTGTTCTTGGTAGATTATCCACCAAGGTTGCAGAGCTTCTCAGCGGTAAACATAAACCAACCTATACTCCCTTCTTTGATATGGGAGATTTCGTGATCATCCTGAATGCGGATAAGGTAAAAGTTACAGGACAAAAGGAATTTGTTAAGGAATACAAACGATATTCTGGATATCCAAGTGGTCAAAAGACTATTTCCTATCATCGAATGAAAGAAAACAAACCTGATCAGATTATTATTCATTCAGTAAAGGGAATGCTTCCCAAAAATAAGCTTCGCGACAGAATGCTCAAGCGATTGAAAATTTATACTGGCAAAGAGCACAATCATCAGGCACAAAAACCTGAAGAGATAAAGATTTCTTAA